A region of Butyricicoccus intestinisimiae DNA encodes the following proteins:
- a CDS encoding S-layer homology domain-containing protein, whose translation MTYTWIKRWLAGALATVMLFAICPQKPASASNFTDISGHWAESYINKAVNLGLFSGTTPTTFSPDANMTRAMFVTVLAKYSKEDIQQYTTSQFRDVPADAWYAHAVAWAYSGGIISGTSKNQFSPDSAITREQMATLIVRFANYQRFALPRVRSGKTFSDKSRTADYSLDATYTLYRSGIINGTSSKTFSPTGKATRAQCAVIFCQYDSARKDTSSEDTQVRLVNHRGYNLEAPENTMPAYALSVRKGYDYVETDVQFTKDNVPVLIHDTTIDRTSNGSGKVADLTYGQLQNFDFSYKSNSSDRWAGYEGTKIATFEEFISFCSRNHLHPYIEMKISMTKSQVKTLYNLVKQYNMQYDVTWISFYQSDLLYMKENDAVAPLCLLTNNVNSSAINHAQDLKNGKNSVTIGANTNSLTVSQRATLLRKNIALCVWTVDTLSPVVQYANTSAEAVTTDNITPSDVYDDN comes from the coding sequence ATGACATACACATGGATCAAACGATGGCTTGCCGGTGCGCTTGCGACAGTGATGCTCTTCGCTATCTGTCCGCAGAAGCCCGCATCCGCATCCAATTTCACAGATATCTCCGGCCATTGGGCGGAGTCGTACATCAACAAAGCAGTCAATTTGGGGCTGTTCTCCGGCACAACACCGACAACATTTTCTCCGGATGCTAATATGACCCGCGCGATGTTTGTCACGGTTCTCGCCAAATACAGCAAAGAAGATATCCAGCAATATACCACATCACAATTTCGCGATGTTCCCGCCGATGCTTGGTACGCACATGCAGTCGCTTGGGCATACAGCGGCGGCATCATCTCCGGCACTTCCAAAAACCAATTTTCGCCGGACAGCGCGATTACCCGAGAGCAAATGGCGACTCTCATTGTTCGATTTGCAAATTATCAGCGTTTTGCTCTCCCGCGTGTTCGCAGCGGCAAAACCTTTTCGGATAAAAGTCGGACGGCAGATTATTCTCTCGATGCCACATATACCCTGTATCGTTCCGGCATTATCAACGGTACTTCTTCCAAGACGTTTTCGCCGACCGGAAAAGCGACGCGCGCGCAGTGTGCCGTGATATTCTGTCAGTATGATTCCGCCCGCAAGGACACATCTTCCGAAGATACACAGGTTCGTCTGGTCAATCACCGCGGATACAATTTAGAAGCCCCTGAAAATACCATGCCGGCGTATGCGCTGTCGGTTCGAAAGGGCTATGATTATGTAGAAACCGATGTGCAGTTTACCAAAGACAATGTACCGGTCTTAATTCACGACACAACCATCGACCGAACCAGCAATGGCTCAGGCAAGGTGGCCGACCTCACATACGGGCAGCTGCAAAACTTTGATTTCAGCTACAAGAGCAATTCCTCCGACCGATGGGCGGGGTACGAAGGCACCAAGATTGCAACATTCGAGGAATTTATCTCTTTCTGCTCGCGCAATCATCTGCACCCGTATATAGAAATGAAAATTTCCATGACAAAAAGTCAGGTTAAAACACTGTACAATCTAGTCAAGCAGTACAACATGCAGTATGATGTCACATGGATCAGCTTTTATCAGAGCGACCTGCTGTATATGAAAGAAAATGACGCAGTCGCTCCGCTGTGCCTGCTGACAAACAACGTAAATTCCTCCGCCATCAACCATGCGCAGGATCTAAAGAACGGAAAAAATTCTGTCACCATCGGCGCAAATACCAATTCGCTGACGGTCTCTCAGCGCGCAACCCTGCTGCGCAAAAACATCGCACTGTGTGTTTGGACGGTAGACACGCTCTCTCCCGTGGTGCAATACGCAAATACCTCTGCCGAGGCAGTCACGACGGACAACATCACCCCGTCCGATGTGTACGATGACAATTGA
- the argF gene encoding ornithine carbamoyltransferase, whose translation MNLKGKNFLKMLDFTPEEIEGMIDLAADLKAKKKAGIAHDTLRGKNIALIFEKTSTRTRCSFEVAAHDLGMQVTYLDPSGSQIGKKESIADTARVLGRMFDGIEYRGYGQEIVEELAKYAGVPVWNGLTNESHPTQILADFLTIREHFGKLKGINFVYLGDARYNMGNSLMVGCAKMGMNFTAAAPKAYFPDQALIETCEKIAAETGATLRFCEDPMEATKNADVLYTDVWVSMGEPVEVWQERIDALSPYQVNQKLMDNAAENAVFMHCLPAFHDHKTTIGKEMGEKFNRDAMEVTDEVFEGPQSIVFDEAENRMHTIKAVMAATL comes from the coding sequence ATGAATCTCAAGGGAAAAAACTTTCTTAAGATGCTTGACTTCACGCCGGAAGAAATCGAAGGCATGATTGACCTTGCCGCAGATCTCAAGGCAAAGAAAAAGGCAGGCATCGCTCATGATACGCTGCGCGGCAAAAACATCGCGCTGATTTTCGAAAAGACCAGCACCCGCACCCGCTGCAGCTTCGAGGTTGCCGCGCATGACCTTGGCATGCAGGTCACCTATCTTGACCCGTCCGGCTCTCAGATCGGCAAGAAGGAAAGCATTGCTGACACCGCCCGCGTGCTCGGCCGCATGTTTGACGGCATCGAATACCGCGGCTACGGTCAGGAAATTGTTGAGGAGCTGGCAAAATACGCAGGCGTTCCGGTTTGGAATGGTCTGACCAACGAGTCTCACCCGACACAGATTTTGGCGGATTTTCTCACCATCCGCGAGCACTTTGGCAAGCTCAAGGGCATCAACTTTGTCTATCTCGGCGACGCGCGCTACAACATGGGCAATTCCCTGATGGTCGGCTGTGCAAAGATGGGCATGAACTTCACGGCAGCTGCTCCGAAGGCATATTTTCCGGATCAGGCTCTGATTGAGACCTGCGAAAAAATCGCTGCAGAGACCGGCGCAACCCTGCGCTTCTGCGAGGACCCGATGGAAGCTACCAAGAACGCCGATGTACTGTACACCGATGTTTGGGTGTCCATGGGCGAGCCAGTCGAGGTATGGCAGGAGCGCATTGACGCACTGTCTCCGTATCAGGTCAATCAGAAGCTGATGGACAACGCCGCAGAAAACGCAGTATTTATGCACTGCCTGCCGGCATTCCACGACCACAAAACCACCATCGGCAAGGAGATGGGCGAAAAGTTCAACCGTGACGCGATGGAAGTCACCGATGAAGTGTTTGAAGGCCCGCAGTCCATCGTCTTTGATGAGGCGGAGAACCGCATGCACACCATCAAGGCCGTCATGGCAGCTACGCTGTAA
- a CDS encoding dipicolinate synthase subunit B, which yields MKQTAGFAVCGSFCTIHRVLTVMERMVQDGWQVIPIVSREVYTQDTRFGTAQEHLEKITAICGKSPLHTLQAVEPIGPKDLLDVLIIAPCTGSTLARLAHGISDTPVSLAAKSQLRVEKPVVLAVASNDALAGSAPNIAALLNRKQYYFTPMRQDAPQIKPRSLVADMNKIPEAAALALAGKQIQPIFC from the coding sequence ATGAAACAAACCGCAGGATTCGCCGTGTGCGGATCCTTCTGTACCATACATCGTGTGCTCACTGTCATGGAACGAATGGTGCAGGATGGCTGGCAGGTGATTCCGATTGTTTCGAGAGAAGTGTATACACAGGATACGCGCTTTGGCACAGCACAAGAACACTTGGAAAAAATAACTGCCATTTGCGGCAAATCGCCGCTGCATACGCTGCAGGCGGTGGAACCGATTGGACCCAAAGATTTGTTGGATGTGCTGATTATCGCGCCGTGTACCGGAAGCACACTGGCGCGGCTCGCGCATGGCATCAGCGACACGCCGGTATCTCTCGCGGCAAAATCACAGCTGCGCGTAGAAAAACCTGTCGTGCTGGCTGTGGCGAGCAACGACGCGCTCGCAGGCTCAGCACCCAATATTGCGGCGCTGCTCAATCGCAAGCAGTATTATTTCACGCCGATGCGGCAGGATGCACCGCAAATCAAACCGCGCTCTCTCGTCGCGGATATGAACAAGATACCGGAAGCGGCGGCGTTGGCGCTGGCGGGAAAACAAATACAGCCGATTTTTTGCTGA
- a CDS encoding dipicolinate synthase subunit DpsA has product MNHTRTAAIVGGDVRQVFLGELLAADGMRVGTVGLERHVCELPIFCDMAALFAEADVVLLPMPVTRDETYLHAPLANAPYRLKDVLDAIPAGTSVYGGAIPQTLYEPARRREIRLYDYLKQEELALLNAIPTAEGAIQIAMEQLPVTIHDLPVLVIGAGRIGSAVAMRLRGLGARVTVSARREADFARMYSAGYHCLDTRRLEGQLHAFPLIINTVPADILSRAVLADCAPDTLLLDLASGEGGVCEDAKNLCRVIHALSLPGKVAPKSAAAAIAQTVRHMLEREGLI; this is encoded by the coding sequence ATGAATCACACACGGACAGCGGCGATTGTGGGCGGTGATGTGCGGCAGGTCTTCCTCGGAGAACTGCTTGCGGCGGACGGCATGCGCGTGGGCACGGTTGGGCTGGAACGGCATGTCTGTGAACTGCCCATCTTCTGTGATATGGCGGCGCTGTTCGCTGAGGCGGATGTGGTGCTGCTGCCGATGCCGGTCACACGAGACGAAACGTACCTGCATGCGCCGCTCGCCAATGCGCCGTATCGGCTCAAAGATGTTCTGGATGCGATTCCGGCGGGAACATCGGTGTACGGCGGCGCGATTCCGCAAACGCTGTATGAACCGGCACGGCGCAGGGAGATTCGATTGTATGATTATCTAAAACAGGAAGAACTGGCGCTGCTCAACGCCATTCCGACGGCAGAGGGCGCGATTCAAATTGCAATGGAACAACTGCCGGTGACCATCCATGACCTTCCGGTGCTGGTGATTGGAGCGGGGCGTATTGGCTCGGCGGTTGCGATGCGCTTGCGCGGACTGGGCGCGCGGGTGACGGTTTCCGCGCGGCGAGAGGCGGATTTCGCCCGCATGTACAGCGCGGGCTATCACTGCTTGGATACGCGCAGACTGGAAGGTCAGCTGCATGCGTTTCCGCTCATTATCAACACGGTTCCGGCGGATATTCTCAGCCGAGCCGTGCTCGCGGATTGTGCGCCGGATACCCTGTTGCTGGATTTGGCGTCCGGAGAAGGCGGCGTCTGTGAGGACGCGAAAAATCTTTGCCGCGTCATTCACGCGCTGAGCCTGCCGGGAAAAGTCGCGCCGAAAAGCGCGGCTGCTGCCATTGCGCAGACGGTGCGGCATATGCTGGAGAGGGAGGGCTTGATATGA
- a CDS encoding DNA gyrase subunit A: MAKKKSKQQPVKEYHPLEPTAQRITETLRENYMPYAMSVIVSRAIPELDGFKPSHRKLLYTMYKMGLMGANRTKSANIVGQTMKLNPHGDAAIYETMVRLTRGNEALLTPFVDSKGNFGKVYSRDMAYAASRYTEAKLDKICAELFREIDDDAVDFVDNYDGEMKEPTLLPTTFPNILVSANTGIAVGMASSFCGFNLEEVCRTTIAYIEDNNCDLMATLPAPDFPTGGEIILDRAQMQKIYDTGRGSFKIRSKWKYIKSENLIEVYQIPYTTTIEAIIDKLADLVKSGKVREISDIRDESDLSGLKLAIDLKRGTDPDKLMDRLMQMTPLMDSCSCNFNVLIQGMPKVLGVRSILHEWTTWRTECKKRTIRYDLAKKQEKLHLLHGLKTILLDIDKAIAIIRNTEKDADVVPNLMNGFGIDEKQAEYIAEIRLRHINREYILKRLTETEALEKEIARLESLLKSDAKVRRVIIRELEAIIKKYPSPRRADILEADKIEHFEQEDHIEDYPVHLFLSKEGYFKKITSQSLRGASDQKFKDGDALFQTLDATNKQEIIFLTNKQQAYKAHLYDFDDSKASVLGDYLPSKLEMDAEEQPVFMLLPGDYTGSMIVIFENGKAARFELAGFATKTNRRRLTGAYSDRSPAKAFFHFSQDCNITLFATNGRALTVNTSVIPPKSTRTTVGVQTMVLRGSHTITHACYSMELAFAQPKRYVSHSIPSIGALLKDEDKGQMTLLEE; encoded by the coding sequence ATGGCAAAGAAAAAAAGCAAACAGCAGCCGGTGAAGGAATACCATCCGCTGGAACCGACCGCCCAGCGCATCACAGAGACGCTGCGCGAAAATTACATGCCGTATGCAATGAGCGTCATTGTATCGCGTGCGATTCCGGAGCTGGACGGATTCAAGCCGTCTCACCGCAAACTGCTTTACACAATGTATAAAATGGGTCTGATGGGCGCGAACCGCACCAAATCAGCCAATATTGTCGGACAGACCATGAAGCTCAATCCGCACGGCGATGCGGCAATTTATGAGACTATGGTTCGTCTGACGCGCGGCAATGAAGCGCTTTTGACGCCGTTTGTCGATTCAAAGGGCAACTTTGGCAAGGTGTATTCGCGCGATATGGCATACGCTGCTTCGCGTTATACCGAGGCAAAGCTGGATAAAATCTGCGCGGAGCTGTTTCGCGAGATAGATGACGATGCCGTAGATTTTGTAGACAACTATGACGGCGAGATGAAGGAGCCGACCTTGCTCCCGACGACGTTCCCGAATATCTTGGTCTCTGCCAATACCGGCATTGCCGTCGGTATGGCGAGCAGCTTTTGCGGCTTTAACTTGGAAGAAGTATGTCGCACGACGATTGCCTATATCGAGGACAACAACTGCGATTTGATGGCAACTCTGCCGGCGCCGGATTTCCCGACCGGCGGTGAAATCATTCTCGACCGCGCACAGATGCAGAAAATCTATGACACGGGCCGCGGCTCGTTTAAGATTCGCTCGAAGTGGAAGTATATCAAGTCGGAAAATCTCATTGAAGTGTATCAGATTCCGTATACAACGACCATCGAGGCAATCATTGACAAGCTTGCGGATCTCGTCAAGAGCGGAAAGGTCCGTGAAATCTCGGATATTCGAGATGAAAGCGATTTGTCCGGTCTCAAGCTGGCGATTGACCTCAAGCGCGGCACGGATCCGGATAAGCTCATGGATCGCCTGATGCAGATGACGCCGCTGATGGACAGCTGTTCCTGCAATTTTAACGTGCTCATTCAGGGCATGCCGAAGGTGCTCGGCGTGCGCAGCATTTTACACGAATGGACAACCTGGCGCACGGAGTGCAAAAAGCGCACCATTCGCTACGATCTGGCAAAAAAACAGGAAAAGCTGCACCTGCTGCACGGCCTCAAGACCATTTTGCTGGATATCGACAAGGCAATTGCCATCATCCGCAATACAGAGAAAGACGCGGATGTTGTGCCGAATCTCATGAATGGCTTTGGCATTGACGAGAAGCAGGCGGAATATATCGCAGAAATTCGTCTGCGTCATATCAACCGAGAATACATTCTCAAGCGTCTGACCGAGACAGAAGCGCTGGAAAAAGAGATTGCTCGTCTGGAAAGCCTGCTCAAGAGCGATGCCAAGGTTCGCCGCGTCATCATTCGGGAGCTGGAAGCCATCATCAAGAAATATCCGTCTCCGAGACGGGCGGATATTCTGGAAGCGGACAAAATCGAGCACTTTGAACAGGAAGATCACATCGAGGACTATCCGGTGCATCTGTTTTTGTCCAAGGAAGGATACTTTAAGAAAATCACCTCGCAGAGCCTGCGCGGTGCATCCGACCAAAAGTTTAAGGACGGCGATGCGCTGTTCCAGACGTTGGACGCCACCAACAAGCAGGAAATTATCTTCCTCACCAACAAGCAGCAGGCATATAAAGCCCATCTGTATGACTTCGATGACAGCAAGGCGAGTGTGCTCGGTGATTATCTGCCGTCCAAACTGGAGATGGACGCAGAGGAACAGCCGGTATTTATGCTCCTACCGGGCGATTATACCGGCAGCATGATTGTCATCTTTGAAAATGGCAAGGCGGCTCGCTTTGAGCTTGCAGGCTTTGCGACAAAGACCAATCGCCGCCGTCTGACCGGCGCGTATTCCGACCGCTCGCCGGCAAAGGCATTTTTCCACTTCTCGCAGGACTGCAACATTACGCTGTTTGCGACAAACGGCAGGGCGTTAACCGTCAATACGTCTGTGATTCCGCCGAAGTCTACGAGAACGACGGTCGGCGTGCAGACAATGGTTCTGCGCGGCAGTCATACGATTACTCACGCATGCTATTCCATGGAGCTGGCGTTTGCACAGCCCAAACGATATGTCTCCCATTCCATTCCGTCCATCGGCGCATTGCTCAAGGACGAGGACAAGGGTCAGATGACTCTGCTGGAAGAATAA
- a CDS encoding DNA gyrase/topoisomerase IV subunit B, which produces MKKNSQYGNESISALKGADRVRKRPGVIFGSDSLDGCQHAVFEILSNSIDEAREGYGNEIIVTRYADHSIEVEDHGRGVPVDYNANEKRYNWELVFCEMYAGGKYENTGGDNYEFSLGLNGLGTCATQYSSEYMDVTVRRDGAEYSLHFEKGENCTGTKTGFKKKKYTGTDTGTKIRWRPDLEVFTDIQIPETYYLDVLKRQAVVNPKLRFIFRNETPEGIKETEFYYENGISDYVTEIAGDKALTSVQFLSGERRGKDRSDKPEYKVLLNCAFCFSSSISRLEYYHNSSWLEYGGSPDKAVRSAFVSAIDAHLKQNNKYNKNEGRISFQDVSDSLILVTSCFSTYTSYENQTKKAITNKFIQEAMTEFLRSGLEIYFIENKAEADKIAEQILINKRSREQAEKARLNIKKKLSGNLDLANRVQKFVDCRTKDVSRRELYIVEGDSALGSCKQGRDSEFQAIMPIRGKILNCLKADYDKIFKSDIITDLLKVLGCGVEVKSKSNKELSNFSLDNLRWNKVIICTDADVDGFQIRTLVLTMLYRLTPTLIEEGYVYIAESPLYEIECRGKSYFAFDESEKSEVLKQLDGKKYNIQRSKGLGENEADMMWETTMNPESRRLIRVMPEDAAATSEMFDLLLGENLSGRKEYIAENGWQYLDFADIS; this is translated from the coding sequence ATGAAGAAGAACAGTCAATACGGCAATGAGAGCATCTCTGCCCTCAAGGGTGCTGACCGTGTTCGCAAGCGTCCGGGCGTTATTTTTGGTTCGGACAGTCTGGATGGCTGCCAGCATGCGGTATTTGAGATATTGTCCAATTCCATAGATGAAGCGCGGGAAGGCTACGGCAATGAAATTATTGTCACTCGCTATGCAGACCATTCCATTGAGGTGGAAGATCACGGCCGCGGCGTTCCGGTCGATTACAATGCCAACGAAAAACGGTATAACTGGGAGCTGGTGTTCTGTGAAATGTATGCCGGCGGCAAGTATGAAAATACCGGCGGCGATAACTATGAATTTTCACTGGGATTGAATGGTCTGGGAACCTGTGCGACACAGTATTCCTCGGAATATATGGATGTCACCGTGCGCCGCGACGGCGCGGAATACAGCCTGCATTTTGAAAAGGGCGAAAACTGCACCGGCACCAAAACCGGATTTAAAAAGAAAAAATACACCGGTACGGACACCGGCACAAAAATTCGCTGGCGTCCGGATTTGGAAGTGTTCACGGACATTCAGATTCCGGAAACCTATTATTTGGATGTGCTCAAGCGGCAGGCGGTTGTCAATCCGAAACTGCGGTTTATCTTCCGCAATGAGACGCCGGAGGGCATCAAAGAGACCGAATTTTATTATGAAAACGGCATCAGCGATTATGTGACCGAGATTGCAGGGGACAAGGCGCTGACCTCCGTGCAGTTTTTGAGCGGTGAGCGGCGCGGCAAAGACCGTTCGGACAAGCCGGAATATAAAGTGCTGCTCAACTGCGCCTTTTGCTTTTCGTCCAGCATTTCGCGGCTGGAGTATTATCACAACTCTTCGTGGCTGGAATACGGCGGCTCGCCGGACAAAGCGGTGCGCTCTGCATTTGTCTCGGCCATTGACGCCCATCTCAAGCAAAACAACAAATACAACAAAAACGAGGGCCGCATCTCGTTTCAGGATGTGTCGGACAGCTTGATTTTGGTGACCAGCTGTTTTTCCACCTACACCTCCTATGAAAACCAGACCAAAAAAGCCATTACCAATAAGTTTATTCAGGAAGCAATGACCGAATTCCTGCGCTCGGGTCTGGAAATTTACTTTATCGAGAACAAAGCGGAGGCGGATAAAATCGCCGAGCAGATTCTCATCAATAAGCGTTCGCGCGAACAGGCGGAAAAGGCGCGCCTAAACATCAAGAAAAAACTGAGCGGTAATTTGGATCTTGCCAACCGTGTGCAGAAATTTGTCGACTGCCGCACCAAAGACGTCTCCCGCCGCGAATTGTATATTGTGGAGGGCGATTCTGCACTCGGTTCGTGTAAGCAGGGACGTGATTCGGAATTTCAGGCAATCATGCCGATTCGCGGAAAGATTTTGAATTGTCTGAAGGCAGATTATGATAAAATTTTTAAGAGTGATATTATTACGGATTTGCTCAAGGTGCTGGGCTGCGGCGTAGAAGTCAAGTCAAAATCCAACAAAGAGTTGTCCAATTTCTCTCTGGACAATCTGCGCTGGAACAAGGTCATTATTTGTACCGATGCCGATGTCGACGGATTCCAGATTCGCACGCTGGTGCTGACGATGCTGTACCGCCTGACGCCGACCTTAATCGAAGAAGGCTATGTGTACATTGCCGAATCGCCGCTGTACGAGATTGAATGCCGCGGCAAGTCGTATTTTGCATTTGATGAGAGCGAAAAGAGCGAGGTGCTCAAGCAGCTGGACGGCAAAAAATACAACATCCAGCGCTCCAAGGGTCTTGGTGAGAACGAAGCGGATATGATGTGGGAGACCACGATGAATCCGGAAAGCCGCCGTTTGATTCGCGTGATGCCGGAGGACGCCGCAGCAACGAGCGAAATGTTTGATTTGCTGCTCGGTGAAAATCTGTCCGGCCGAAAGGAATACATCGCAGAAAACGGCTGGCAGTATCTGGACTTCGCGGATATTTCGTAA